The following proteins are encoded in a genomic region of Arachis stenosperma cultivar V10309 chromosome 4, arast.V10309.gnm1.PFL2, whole genome shotgun sequence:
- the LOC130975666 gene encoding origin of replication complex subunit 5-like has protein sequence MERKVALPGNNVEAAQIPRRTTRSLASSSASTSNNASSAKVNSLEPLTINDLLVGGDPISLDELFSNFPGRSSQILEIVSLLGPLNTPMLPLFVYGGASTGKTSIILQLFRHLNRPLVYSSCRTCYNQRILFESILNQLHLHRKSSANGYSNAKRCERPSDFINFLTEALTDAINNLKEKSEKLISGKTMAQGGIGNMIYLVFDNFQLVREWDKSSTLLPFLFNLYDLLKIPEVGLIFISNTSPDTFYSSNMGYVEPIPVYFPDYTDADLRKILSRNQADSKLYSSFLDVALRSFFRVTRQVDELSTAFKPLYEKYCEPLRDKRVFPNGDKDMKRKLFSHINPHITSSLNEIFKVSSHPSAEVENSKEANLKVNQKKLERREEIAKLDFHMSTSAKYLLISAFLASRNPATLDASLFDSKGGSDNRKRKRKPSEKVPERKESLEEELLMKGPGSFPLERLLAIFQCIVSVAEDPSDEDKQSGELMSDVLLQLSSLCNAKFIFKGRSCPIEGSVRYRSTVSEDLALKVARSLKFPLSSYLYKRT, from the exons ATGGAGAGAAAAGTGGCTCTTCCCGGGAACAACGTT GAAGCTGCACAAATTCCCAGAAGAACTACAAGGTCTTTAGCTTCGTCTTCTGCGTCGACTTCTAATAATGCATCTTCTGCAAAAGTAAATAGCCTTGAACCTCTAACAATCAATGACCTTTTAGTTGGAGGAGACCCTATTAGCCTAGATGAATTGTTTTCTAATTTCCCCGGTAGAAGTAGCCAGATTCTCGAGATTGTAAGTCTTTTGGGGCCATTGAACACTCCAATGCTTCCTTTGTTTGTGTATGGTGGTGCTTCCACTGGAAAAACCAGTATCATTCTTCAATTATTCCGGCATCTCAACAGGCCTCTTGTTTATTCTAGCTGCAGGACGTGTTATAATCAGCGTATCTTGTTTGAGTCTATTCTAAATCAGTTGCATCTCCATAGAAAAAGTTCTGCTAATGGCTATTCAAATGCAAAGCGCTGTGAGAGACCATcggattttattaattttcttacGGAAGCATTGACCGATGCCATAAACAATCTGAAGGAGAAGTCGGAGAAGTTGATATCAGGCAAGACAATGGCACAAGGGGGGATTGGAAACATGATCTACTTGGTATTTGACAATTTTCAGCTTGTTAGAGAGTGGGATAAGAGCTCTACTTTATTACCCTTTCTGTTTAATCTCTATGATCTGCTGAAGATTCCTGAGGTGGGTCTAATATTTATCAGCAATACTTCTCCAGATACCTTTTACTCTTCTAACATGGGTTATGTGGAGCCTATCCCTGTATACTTTCCTGATTACACAGATGCTGATCTTCGCAAAATATTGTCGAGAAACCAAGCAGACTCGAAGCTGTATTCTTCATTCTTGGA TGTGGCTTTAAGGTCTTTCTTTAGGGTTACTAGGCAGGTTGATGAATTGTCCACTGCCTTCAAACCACTATATGAAAAATATTGTGAACCTTTACGCGATAAAAGAGTCTTTCCTAATGGAGACAAAGACATGAAGAGAAAGTTATTTAGTCATATCAATCCTCACATCACGTCCTCTCTGAATGAGATATTTAAGGTTTCATCTCATCCTTCAGCTGAAGTTGAGAACTCCAAAGAGGCAAATCTGAAGGTGAATCAAAAGAAACTGGAGCGACGTGAAGAAATTGCCAAGCTAGACTTTCACATGTCTACGAGTGCAAAGTATCTTCTTATTTCAGCATTTCTTGCTTCCCGAAATCCAGCTACTCTTGATGCTTCACTTTTTGATTCCAAAGGAGGTTCTGATAATCGAAAGCGAAAGAGGAA ACCCTCTGAGAAGGTGCCTGAAAGAAAGGAAAGTTTAGAAGAGGAGTTACTAATGAAAGGACCTGGAAGTTTCCCACTGGAGAGGTTGTTAGCCATCTTTCAGTGTATTGTATCGGTCGCAGAAGATCCGTCGGATGAGGACAAACAAAGCGGCGAGCTGATGTCTGATGTTCTGTTGCAGCTATCCAGTCTCTGCAATgctaaatttatatttaaaggAAGAAGCTGTCCAATTGAAGGCTCAGTTCGGTATCGGTCAACTGTATCAGAAGACTTGGCTTTGAAG GTTGCAAGGAGCCTCAAGTTCCCTTTATCAAGTTATTTGTATAAAAGAACCTAG
- the LOC130976086 gene encoding uncharacterized protein LOC130976086 isoform X2, protein MQSEMGELYALDFDGILCDSCGESSLSALKAAKVRWPSLFHGVDSATQDWIVDQMHSVRPVVETGYENVLLVRLLLETRIPSIRKSSVTEGLTVEGILENWSKLKPVIMEEWSENRETLIDLFGKVRDEWLEQDFATWIGANRFYPGVSDALKFSSSRVYIVTTKQEIHFPCTIFGFTGRPKVKVLKQLQKRSEHQGLTLHFVEDRLATLKNVIKEPELDQWNLYLGNWGYNTQKEREEAAAIPRIQVLELSDFSKKLK, encoded by the exons ATGCAGAGTGAAATGGGGGAGCTTTATGCTTTGGACTTCGATGGAATCCTCTGTGATAGCTGCGGTGAGAGCTCTCTCTCTGCTCTCAAG GCTGCGAAAGTGAGATGGCCTTCTTTGTTTCATGGCGTGGATTCCGCCACTCAGGATTGGATTGTTGACCAGATGCATTCA GTCCGACCGGTCGTAGAAACTGGATATGAAAATGTTTTACTTGTGAGATTGTTGTTAGAGACCAGAATACCTTCCATCAGGAAGTCTTCA GTTACAGAGGGGCTCACGGTTGAGGGTATATTGGAAAATTGGTCCAAGTTGAAGCCTGTTATCATGGAAGAGTGGAGTGAGAATAGAGAAACTTTGATAGATCTTTTTGGAAAGGTTAGAGATGAATGGTTGGAGCAGGATTTCGCTACTTGGATCGGTGCAAATAG ATTCTATCCTGGTGTTTCTGATGCATTAAAATTTTCAAGCTCGAGAGTGTACATCGTCACCACGAAACAG GAAATTCACTTTCCTTGCACCATCTTTGGTTTTACCGGTAGGCCTAAGGTGAAAGTGCTGAAGCAGCTTCAAAAGAGATCAGAGCACCAAGGACTCACACTTCA CTTTGTTGAGGATCGGCTTGCTACCTTAAAAAATGTCATCAAAGAACCTGAGTTAGATCAATGGAATCTGTATTTAG GGAACTGGGGTTACAACACtcagaaagagagagaagaagctGCGGCTATCCCCAGAATTCAAGTTCTTGAGCTGTCGGACTTCAGTAAGAAGTTGAAATGA
- the LOC130974386 gene encoding outer envelope pore protein 16-3, chloroplastic/mitochondrial-like, with translation MMGNYALTFVAIGGVYIGVKQLVQNARMKRDLVNGAVDGWSVNVSANTGTGRSQYVNAGELSGNTSSHEGLNKLINIGMLALTLI, from the exons ATGATGGGCAACTATGCATTGACCTTTGTTGCCATAGGAGGAGTCTACATTGGTGTTAAGCAGTTGGTGCAGAACGCTAGGATGAAGAGGGATCTTGTCAATGGTGCTGTAG ATGGTTGGTCAGTTAATGTGTCTGCAAATACTGGCACTGGAAGAAGTCAATATGTGAATGCTGGAGAACTAAGTGGCAACACTTCTTCACATGAAGGACTTAACAAGCTGATAAACATAGGGATGTTAGCTTTAACACTGATTTGA
- the LOC130976086 gene encoding uncharacterized protein LOC130976086 isoform X1, which yields MQSEMGELYALDFDGILCDSCGESSLSALKAAKVRWPSLFHGVDSATQDWIVDQMHSVRPVVETGYENVLLVRLLLETRIPSIRKSSVTEGLTVEGILENWSKLKPVIMEEWSENRETLIDLFGKVRDEWLEQDFATWIGANRFYPGVSDALKFSSSRVYIVTTKQSRFADALLRELAGVTIPPERIYGLGTGPKVKVLKQLQKRSEHQGLTLHFVEDRLATLKNVIKEPELDQWNLYLGNWGYNTQKEREEAAAIPRIQVLELSDFSKKLK from the exons ATGCAGAGTGAAATGGGGGAGCTTTATGCTTTGGACTTCGATGGAATCCTCTGTGATAGCTGCGGTGAGAGCTCTCTCTCTGCTCTCAAG GCTGCGAAAGTGAGATGGCCTTCTTTGTTTCATGGCGTGGATTCCGCCACTCAGGATTGGATTGTTGACCAGATGCATTCA GTCCGACCGGTCGTAGAAACTGGATATGAAAATGTTTTACTTGTGAGATTGTTGTTAGAGACCAGAATACCTTCCATCAGGAAGTCTTCA GTTACAGAGGGGCTCACGGTTGAGGGTATATTGGAAAATTGGTCCAAGTTGAAGCCTGTTATCATGGAAGAGTGGAGTGAGAATAGAGAAACTTTGATAGATCTTTTTGGAAAGGTTAGAGATGAATGGTTGGAGCAGGATTTCGCTACTTGGATCGGTGCAAATAG ATTCTATCCTGGTGTTTCTGATGCATTAAAATTTTCAAGCTCGAGAGTGTACATCGTCACCACGAAACAG AGCCGTTTTGCCGATGCTTTACTCCGAGAGCTTGCTGGGGTGACAATTCCACCTGAAAGAATATATGGTCTAGGAACTGG GCCTAAGGTGAAAGTGCTGAAGCAGCTTCAAAAGAGATCAGAGCACCAAGGACTCACACTTCA CTTTGTTGAGGATCGGCTTGCTACCTTAAAAAATGTCATCAAAGAACCTGAGTTAGATCAATGGAATCTGTATTTAG GGAACTGGGGTTACAACACtcagaaagagagagaagaagctGCGGCTATCCCCAGAATTCAAGTTCTTGAGCTGTCGGACTTCAGTAAGAAGTTGAAATGA